A section of the Macadamia integrifolia cultivar HAES 741 chromosome 9, SCU_Mint_v3, whole genome shotgun sequence genome encodes:
- the LOC122088490 gene encoding auxin-responsive protein IAA16-like translates to MEVGRKITNMLCAAAESDNYSLNFEATELRLGLPGGSGITNDGETTNKNGGKRGFSETVDLQLNLPSKESVLDSTEKKSPINKDKNLLPSSTDPAKPPAKAQVVGWPPVRSFRKNILSVQKNNTEESEKANGSAAFVKVSMDGAPYLRKVDLKMYKSYQELSDALGKMFSSFTIGNCGPQGMKDFMNESKLMDLLNSSEYVPTYEDKDGDWMLVGDVPWEMFVDSCKRLRIMKGSEAIGLAPRAVEKCKNRS, encoded by the exons ATGGAAGTCGGCCGGAAAATTACAAACATGCTCTGCGCAGCGGCGGAGAGCGACAACTACAGCTTGAATTTTGAAGCGACGGAGCTGCGTCTTGGGCTACCAGGAGGAAGTGGAATCACTAATGATGGTGAGACCACTAACAAGAATGGTGGAAAGAGAGGGTTCTCGGAGACTGTTGATTTGCAGCTCAACCTTCCTTCAAAGGAGTCTGTGTTGGATTCAACTGAGAAGAAGAGCCCAATTAACAAGGATAAgaaccttcttccttcctctacTGATCCCGCCAAACCACCCGCCAA GGCACAAGTGGTGGGTTGGCCACCAGTTAGGTCATTCCGAAAGAATATCCTGTCTGTCCAGAAGAATAACACTGAAGAATCTGAGAAGGCTAATGGAAGCGCAGCTTTTGTGAAGGTTAGTATGGATGGAGCACCTTACCTTCGTAAGGTGGACCTGAAGATGTACAAGAGCTACCAAGAACTGTCTGATGCCTTAGGAAAGATGTTCAGTTCCTTCACCATAG GTAACTGTGGGCCACAAGGAATGAAGGATTTCATGAATGAGAGTAAGTTGATGGATCTGTTGAATAGTTCTGAGTATGTGCCCACATATGAAGACAAAGATGGAGACTGGATGCTTGTTGGTGATGTCCCTTGGGA GATGTTTGTCGATTCATGCAAGCGATTGCGTATAATGAAGGGATCAGAGGCAATTGGACTTG CACCAAGAGCCGTGGAGAAATGCAAGAACAGAAGCTGA